In Pseudomonas saponiphila, the genomic stretch CCTGGCTGCTGGCCTACATCATCGCGCACATCGACGTGATCGCCCTGCGCCGGCGCTACCCCGACGCGCCACGGCCGTTCCGCTCGCCGTTCTACCCCTGGCCCCAGGTGCTGGGCATCGTCGGCATGCTGTTTGCGATCTACCACGTCTCGCCGTCCCCCGAGATGACCGCGCGGATCTTCGGCAGCGCCGGCGTAGTGCTGGGCGTGATCTCGCTGATCGCCGTGGTCTGGATCAAGTGGGTGATGCGCAAGCCCCTGTTTGTTCCCGAACCGCTGGTGCCTTCCGGGCCGAGTCCCGTCGCCGCGCCTTCCCTTGAATCCACTTGTCGTGCAGGAGAATGACCATGAGTGCTGAAAACCCAACCGCCCAACGCAGTACCCAGGACTACCAGGCCCTGGATGCCGCCCACCATATCCATGCCTTCCTCGATCAGAAGGCGCTGAACGCCGAAGGCCCGCGGGTGATCGTCCGTGGCCAGGGCCTGCACCTGTGGGACAACGACGGCACGCGCTACCTGGACGGCATGTCCGGCTTGTGGTGCACCAACCTCGGCTACGGTCGCAAGGACCTGGCGGCCGCCGCCACGGCCCAGCTGGAGCAACTGCCGTACTACAACATGTTCTTCCACACCACCCACCCGGCGGTGGTGAAGCTCTCCGAGCTGCTGTTCAGCCTGTTGCCCGGGCACTACAGCCACGCCATCTACACCAACTCCGGCTCCGAGGCCAACGAGGTGCTGATCCGCAGCGTGCGCCGCTACTGGCAGATCCTCGGCCAGCCGCAGAAGAAGGTGATGATCGGCCGCTGGAACGGCTATCACGGTTCGACCCTGGCGGCCACGGCCCTGGGCGGAATGAAGTTCATGCATGACATGGGCGGGCTGATCCCGGACGTGGCGCACATCGACGAACCCTACTGGTTCGCCCACGAAGGCAACCTGACTCCGGCCGAATTCGGCCTGCGCTGCGCCCGCCAGCTGGAGGAGAAGATCCTCGAACTGGGTGCCGAGAACGTCGCCGGTTTCATCGCCGAGCCGTTCCAGGGCGCCGGCGGCATGATCTTCCCGCCAGACAGCTACTGGCCGGAAATCCAGCGCATC encodes the following:
- a CDS encoding aspartate aminotransferase family protein, whose translation is MSAENPTAQRSTQDYQALDAAHHIHAFLDQKALNAEGPRVIVRGQGLHLWDNDGTRYLDGMSGLWCTNLGYGRKDLAAAATAQLEQLPYYNMFFHTTHPAVVKLSELLFSLLPGHYSHAIYTNSGSEANEVLIRSVRRYWQILGQPQKKVMIGRWNGYHGSTLAATALGGMKFMHDMGGLIPDVAHIDEPYWFAHEGNLTPAEFGLRCARQLEEKILELGAENVAGFIAEPFQGAGGMIFPPDSYWPEIQRICRQYDVLLCADEVIGGFGRTGEWFAHQHFGFEPDTLSIAKGLTSGYVPMGGLVLSKRIAQVLVEQGGVFAHGLTYSGHPVAAAVAIANLKALRDEGVVTKVKNDTGPYLQQCLREVFGNHPLIGEIQGCGLVAALQFAKDKASRKRFANENDIAWRCRTLGFEEGVIIRSTLGRMIMAPALVATRGDIDELIDKTRRAVERTAREIESGQLPTA